ATTGGTACTTTGGTGAGGAAGCATATATCACTTGCGAAGTTAGATTGGAGAGATGTTGAGCTGGAAGCACAGAAGTCATTGGTGTGGGATCACTTACAGGTATGTGTTGCAGACATGGCTTATTACTTACAATTTATGTTCTCATGTCTGTTGCTATCTATCTGATGATCGTCCTTTTCTGATTTCAATTATTAGGCTTTCTATGAGCTGGACTCCACTGCTCTGAGCTATGTTTATAACACTTCACACACTAAATGGAAGGAATGGAAGGCTGATTTAAAGAAGACAAAGTTTGATCCTGAATTGACTGATGCACAACTTATGAGAAGATGTGATGAGAGAATTAGTAAACGTGATTGGGCTACCCTTATTGAATATTGGCGATCTCCAGAATTTGATGTAAGCCATCCTGcctacatatatatagatatactGAACTGCTCTTTTTAAACTTTTGATATGAACTGGATATTTTAGCCTTTTTTTAGCTTTACCTACAGAAACTAAACTGAATGGCAGCAGCCATGCTTGGAAGAGTTTATATTATACTGATAAAACTTTGCATACGCCAACAGTACCCTCAAGAACTGTTTTTTTATGTTGATGGTCCTCCCCTTGCTCAGTTGTCCTAACAATCATTAACCTGAAGTTTGGTGATCAAATTTTTATTCTTGTAGGCTCGCAGTGCAAGAGCGAAAGAGAATCTTGCCAAGTCGACGGTGTCGCATACAACTGGTAGCAAGAGTCATGCCCATGTTACCCATGAAATGGTAAACCAATTATCTCACTTATGAATGATATGATGTTGTATTTCAAAGCCTAATACATTGTACTAAACTTGGACTGATTGTAGGCTGATGAACTTGGGTATGCCCCTCGGAGAGATGAAGTTTTCATCAAAACACGTACACGCAAGAATGGGGACCATTTATCACAGGCAGCGCCAATAATTGTAAGTCTTTGCCCATTCATTTAGTATTACTCAAAAGTTCTTCAAGTAAATGTATCAAGTAAGTGTAATACATTTTGCAGAAACAACTCGTTGAAGCAGCCGAAAACCACCCTGAGTGGAAGGAAAAAAGTATTCAGGAAGGTTACCTATATGCACGTGTTTGTGGAATGAAGGAACCAAGGGGTCGTGTCCGTGTATTAGGTATGGGGCCAACACCAACGGATGTGGGCACACCGGGTACACAGGTCCGAATGACAACAAGGGTTCTTGTGGAAATTGAAGCACGTCGACAAGCTGAACAACGCATGGACTCGATGCAGGAGCAGATGCAACGAATGCAGCAACAACTGAACCAATTGATTTCACAAGGAGGTCATATTGTGGCGACTCCTAGCTCTCAGCATGGTTCTAATTCTCGACTGGTAATTAACTATGTGCAGATCTAGTCATTGTATTCATTATTGAGCATGCTTGTAATAACTCTATTTACATATATGTTGTGGTTTGACATAGAACTCAAGAGAACCTGAGGAACGTAATGACGATGATGAAGACACCTATATGCATAGAAGAGTTATAAGGGTCCCCCAAAGTAGTTTCCCAAATCACCAAGATGAAAGCCTGGTAATCTATCTTCTAATCCTTACCTACATATTTaaacatttttgtttgcatGTTCCTAAAATAAATATCTCTCAGATTGGTATGGATGTGCTTCTGCTTGCTTGGAATGGTCCTGAAACTCCTGTTGCTAAGGCGACGATTATCTCAATCGCTGAAGACACTATTTTTGGCGGGGAGCCCCTTGGGCCAGAGAATTATGAGGTGATCGTCAATGTTGCGATTAGAAGGGAATCTACGCTGCCTTTTCAGTATGATGGTTTACGATACATCAGCGATGCTGTCAAGATGTCCATTGCATGGCCATCAAGCAAGGTAATCACCTACCCTATTAATTTTTTGAGTTTTCCTTGTATTGTTGGATGTAAGCTGCTGACTGCTGATGATTTTTCTAGATGAAGCCCTACAAGACTGCTGCGGCATTATCCTCCACATGTCACTAAGGTAttcttttctataaacttgggaTAACGGTTGAGATAGTTGTACCTTCAAGCTCTATAAAAGAATCATCACTTTGAGTAATTTCTTATCCAAATCTGAATCTTGATGAACAATAGTGTTATGATAGTAGTAGttgcttcatccaaaattatGTAGTTGTTCTAGCAATTGTGCTTTAAGTATCAGTACATCTGGAAATACAGTGCCTTTTATTTTGTGATGGCACTGCTGATATGCTTATTGATTTTTGTAAACACCCAGTTCTGTACTGTTCTAGAATTCTTTTGTGTGTGCTTATCTGAGATCTTCGGTTCAGGACATGTCAAGTAACATCTCATATTATAGCAGCACATTAGTCTGAAACTATACACACCAACAAGCACAAGCCAAAAACTACAATCTGTATTTGTTAATCTGTGGTTTAGTAATCTTGATACAAAATCCTGTCTTTTTTGCTAGTATATTTCAGAGAAGAACTGCTGGCTGGATTTATGTGTAACACCAAATTACACCAAATTAGTTTTGATCTTGGATATTTGTTATCTTCTCACTTGGTCTGTTGTGGAATACAGAAGCAACAACAAATTGCCCTGTTTTCAAAATTATTTCATGCCTCAGAGTGTTCTGCTAGTgtattgtttttattttatttgttaatGTACACTGGACCCACTGTTGGTGCTCCTCTATCTAGCTATAATCATGTGGAGATTAATTCTAGATAGGCTGTTTACATAAGAATAATTGCTATACTGATATGTGAAACAAGTTTTTGGTTCATTGTGCTGTTTTCTCTCTGCTGTCATGTACCTAGATATGTAAAATAACAGCTTTTTTATGTATGTGTGCTCTCTTTCGTACATGATTCACCTGAGACCTTGCCTTCACGTGTCTAAGTACATCAAAATTTTCTCTCCAACATAAGATCAATTATCTGTTTTATAACAGCATGAAttgcattttcctttttcatgaTGCAAATGTTTAGAACGTCACTGTGTTACCAACTTATAAATGTATTGAGGCCTTCTTATCTTGTGTAATGTATGCGTAAGGACAAAGAACCAAGAAGCTGGCGGGCGAGAAACCATGAAGTCGGGGTTTCTGTCAAATGGATATTTTGTGTAATGGAGCAAACAATGAATTATTTTGTAAACTTGTATGGTTTCTTGAACATTGAACGATGATGTTTCCTTTAGTTTATGAGAATCTGAATGGTAATAATGTTTCGAAGATATGAATTATTTATGTGTGTCAAAACTTACTGTTGTGATATATGTAACTTGATTGAGTGTGCACGTACGTAGGCAATGAACCTGAAGTTGGGTTGGCAAAACTGAATACCGTCAGATTGTTGGTTGGCAAAAAGTTGTGGCTGGCACAACAGACGGTCGGTCGGCGAAACGCATGCCATCGGACTGTTGGTCGGGAAAGGGTTGTCTGTCGGGAAAAGACCGTCGGTCGGAAAAGATTTCATAATAGCGACAAACAGTCGGTCGGTAAAGAAATGTTGGTCGGGAAAGGCCTTTGCCAACAGGACTTTTGGTGACAGACAATGTTGGTCAGGAAAACCCTTTCCCGACCGATCTTCCGTTGCTAAAAGTTGTTTCCCTGACCAACTTGGCTGTCGGAAATCCTGTGCAGTGGTGTAGTGGTGCTGCAaaggctcaagacgagaacctttgacaagctcaaaggccacgggaagcagtgggttgaagaactctaGCCCGTGCTATGGTCGTTGCGGACCACAccgagtcgggcgacgggtcaaactccgtttgccctcgtctacggggcagaagccgtgctgcccctcgagctcaagtatgggtcacctcgggtacgcgcgtacggcgacaagaaCCAACACGACATcaaccttaccttcatcgaggagattcgatgccaggctgctgtacgagctgcatGCTACcggcagggactccgtcgttatcatgacagaagagtccgtccccgggagcttgaggttggagacctcgtcctgcgccggatacaaggaacgaaggccaggaacaagttgactccaatctgggaaggccttttccgggtagtgcaggtgaccagaccaggggctgtccggctggaaaccgaagaaggattgccggtgcccaatagttggaacattgtgCACCTATCTACCCGTGAAATGGTGGCGACTTACCCACGGGGATGCTGCGGCAACGTACCTCTTTAAGCTAGCGTAGCCGGGtgaggcccgattgtaatctgCTAGCAcgaagttgaataaagataagagTTGCATAGGTAAATATTGTACTTTGCTGTTCATaaatgcttctgtctcctgctctaggtgcacagaattgtttCCTCGTCCTtggtggccacggagcaacTCAACGCAAAGCTAAGAAGATGGCGAGTGATGCAGTAGAgaagcgatggtggtgcatttcTCCGCACGCAAGCGCCGAGGGTGTTCCCGCCATCGCCTCCCTGCCACATCACTCCACCGGGCGTttccaaggcgagggttgctgcagagacgctatggtggtgcatgccatcagtgctcggcgccgatgggtgcactgccacagcgcccttgccgcatccctccagcaggcgttCAAGTGCAGAACCGATACGTTCGACAAGGgaacagacagctaagtgcattatCCTAGGCGCCTAGCTTTCTAATCTCAACGCTGGCTTGCTGGGGTAAGTTCGGTCCCCGTGTTGCCGGAGCgaaggaaggacgcttgctgGGTGAGGACGCCCGCCACACGTAGCTCGCGGGTCTGTCCCGGAGGCGTGTGCGTTaggggtagttaacccgcaggcggagtgactagccgctACTGTCTGGTCCTAGGGTGGCACCGTGGGTCCGCCTTGGGTCCCTAGTCCGGCCAGGCACGTGGTTGGCGAGTCCCCAGGTACGCAAGGCTAAAGCacgagaaggacagagccctcccccggcaagctagtcttaggCAGAGAAGCGAGCAAAAATAACGTtggatatatatattaaaGCTTGGGCAAAACAAGTTGATAAATAACACTGGCAATAACAAGGGaagctaacataaaaagtaCTAAGGCGCCTCGCGCCGCTTGCAggaaaacacaaagaaaaagaagaggaaaagaacTACGCGGGAGGAGCTCCCGGCGCGGCTGCGTCGGTGTCAGGGGCGTCCTTggcatcgggggcttctccggcaacctcctcagcagcggcttcgtcgtcgttgaccttgccctgcattcGAGTCACCATCTCGTCCATGACGCTCTGCACCGCCTCCCGGTgagtcttggcctcttcctcatctgaccaggcgtcgaagaccgacgCAAatgggaagtcggggtgggcggagtggacccgggtaaggatctgcccggcaacctgctcggccgcaaggccgacttgccggtcACCGAAGGCTGTGACGCAAGTTTGGAGGCCGCCCAGCCAGCCGATGAAATCCGCGAAGAACGAAGTGAAGCTCCCCAGATCCGCCCCACCGAAAGTATCCACAGGGATGTCGAATCCCCGCAGTGCTTCCACCACCGAgtcggccagcttcttcagcttgGCCACCTCCCCCGCCCTGCGGGTccgcagctcggtgcacgcGCCacgagcctcctgggcctgcagcttgtgctcgcggcactcggacttGAGCCGACCGATCTCCGACGctttcttggtgttgtcgtcgtcgatcaGCCAGAGCTCTTGCCGTGCCGTGTCAAGCCTGctgctgtccgccaagctggtggaaaagcttcagctgcccctggagcagatgaagcccaccgacccgttccgggggattaaCCCTGGAGTGGttcagcccatggggcgaatcatgctcccggtgaccttcgaCTCCCGAgaagcgttccggactgagcacatcattttcgacatcgctcacaccccgttgccgtacaacgggataattggtcggccagcgctgatcaagttcatggtggcaacgcattgcgcctacggcgtgatgaagatgccgtcaacatacgggattctctccatcaagtgcgacctgaaggacgcagcttggtgcgtgggcgaggtcgtgaggacctccgcagtggcggatcccggcGACTACGACGTAGCCGGgagcgaggatccacttgcgggtgaacaactCACACTgaagaaggcgcgagccgcCCCCAGACAAGATGCCGGGGGCCCCTCCAGCTCTGGCCCGCGCGTCAGCAAGGGCACGAAGCTGAcagaggagggcaccaagatcaagaaggtgcccctgcttGCCAACAACGATgcacgcaccgtctccatcggtgcgatCCTCAGTGAGAAATAGGAATGCGCCCTCGTTGCCTTCCTCCAGGAGAACTCTgatgtgttcgcttgggagccgtcagaccttcccggagtccctagggaggtgatcgagcatcggctggcggtgcggccagacgcgcggcccgtcaagcagaaggttcgccggcaaaCGCAAGaacgcaaagacttcatccagcaggaagtAGAGAAGCTCAAAaatgccggggcgatcagggaagtgttgtaccgtacttggttagcaaaccctgttgtagtcccaAAAGCTgaaaataaattgcgcatgtgtgttcattttaccgatcttaaccGTGtatgtcctaaggaccccttccttGTACCCCATATCgaccaaatagtagattctacagaGGGTTGCGAATCTTTGTGCTTCCTGGATGCCTTctctggctaccatcagatcaagatggtagtcgaggatgaggagaaaacaacatttattaccccggttggctgctactgttacacgtgcatgccttttgggttgaagaacgcgggctcgacatttcagcatgccctgcgcgagtgtctgggaccccagctaggccgaaacatcgaggcctacatggacgatatcgtcgtcaagtcacagcatagggactcgctcgttgacgacctgcaggagacatttgacaacctccgcaggatcaagctcaagcttaaccccgagaagtgcacgtttggcgtggactcggggcacttgctggCCTTCTTGGTCTCTCACAGGGGAATCAAAGCCAATCCACAGAAGATCAAAGcgatcgagaaaatggaggcacCCTGCAAGGTTAgggacgtccagcgcctcaacaggggcgtggcggcgctggggcgtttcatctcaaggctgggtgagcgagccctgcctttcttcaaggtaatgaagaagaagggtccaatcaattggacccccgaggcggaagcggcgttccagggCCTGAAAAgatacctgaagtcgccgccggtcctcgtcgcccctaaactgggcgagccgttgctgctgtaccTAGCGACAACGGATCAGGTGGTGAGCTCtgtgctcgttgccgagagggaagagcaagtcctGGGGGCTGGGGGCTCCCCAGATCTGCCCCACCGAAAGTagccacagggatgtcgaaTCCCCGCAGCGTTTCCATCGCCGAgtcggccagcttcttcagcttgGCCACCTCCCCCGCCCTGCGTgcccgcagctcggtgcacgcGGCACGAGCCTCCTCGGtctgcagcttgtgctcgtggcactcggacttcagccgaCCAATCTCCGATGctttcttggtgttgtcgtcgtcaATCAGccagagctcctgccgcgccaTGTCAAGCTCGCCCTCAAGGAACGAGCTCgcatcttgggcggccttgagctgccccacAAGCTCGCGCTCCTGGGAGCGGGCCTGCTCCTGCAGCTCCTCCCGGCGCGCTGAAGCTTCGGCTGCTGTTGCAGCCGTCgcctccagctctccgacctcacggcggaggcgctggatctccagggagtagccgGACAGCAGGTCCGTCTTCTCTCTGAGACGCCcttggaacgagtccagagccgcctggtgctcctcctcgctcttggcgtgtgtggccttcactagctcgagctcccgctggtgctcttgctagAGGTCCCACAATTGCTGGAGGACCTGTgcctccggcaccccttgcacGGCAGGCGCTgccttggcttgccgcgcctgctggagctcctctcggagccgctgcagctcggtgcgttgctcctccgcctcccgttgCGCCGCGCCCAGTTCTGCCACTACGCGggtgtgctgctgctgcgtgtTGTTCAGGAAATCAacgaacatccgctgctgcagctggatgttgtcgatcacctGGTGTCCCTACTGGAACATGTTGGGGTCGAAGGTGATTCGACCCCAGGTCCGCCCgacgagctcccctgctccccgGCTGAAGGCGGccccggcggaggaggaggaccccgcctcGACCGTTTAGAAGCGCGCCCCCGGCATGGCCAAGCCCCGCTGCTCCCTGCTCGTCCGAAGAGGCgagctgggggctcgggggcttctccagagCATTGCCGCCCGCCCTGGTtggcggaggctgctctgCGCCGCCTGCCTCAGAGGGCGCCCCCTTCATGGCGGCGTCTGCGGCAGCAGCCACGGCCTCGGCGGGCGCCGTGGCCGGTTGCTGAAGGGCTCCAACGTGGGCAGTCTCCGCCGGAGCATTGTCGTCGACCTCGCCCGTAAGGTTGATGACCCGCACCTCAgtaggcgcgggcgcagccggAGGGGCTCCGGCCGCTGCACAAATGGAACTTGCATCAAGCATAAGGATTGACGCGAATAGCAAGGGAAATATTCGAACTTGCGCATACCTGCCGACGGGTCGGTACCCTGCGAGCTCGAGTCAGGGACCTTTGGGTCCCCCGCAGCCGCTGCCCCCGCCACAACCGTTGCATCCGCAGCGTCTTGGTCGCCACCGCCTGGAGCCGGGCGGAGCTTCTTGGTTGGGGCAGCCGGCGACACGCTGGTccgccccctcttcctcgacggaTTGGAAAACGAAGAAGCAAATTAGTCAGGCACAAAATAGTTAAGCGGAATTGAAGATGTTCGGGGTGGGATCAGACTTACCCCGccggcttgagcttgagcaccctatccgccaggatgctccttgCCGGAGGGCCGCTCCGCGCGAggggagctgtcggagttgcCGCGGTGGTTGGGGCGGCTACCGCCACCGCGCCCCTGCCACCGGAGGCCCCAGCCCCCGCGTCTCCGCGATGCACCTGGAGTTGTGGGCTGGCCTCCCGCCTGCTCGCCCGCTCCACCGCGGACAACCTCGCCagggggacgtcgtcttcttcatcctcctcctcctcgggcaCAACctcgccggctgccgggggagcgttgtcgtcgccgtcgccgttgaGGTCTCCTCCGACCCCCAGcaaggagtcgtcggagtccgagcccTCTGCCTCGGCAGAAGctggccttggccccctttCCCCGAGCCGGCGGCCAGTCCCTTGCCCTTCTGGGGCCTGGGCTGGTGGGGggagggttgcgccgaggggtcctcgatgatcccccactcgtcgcagagtgggagatcccgggctcccgggttcgggatctCGGCATGGAGCGTGTGCGCTCTGGGCGGAAGCATCCGGCAAGGTTCATCCTCGCCGGTaatgcccttcacccagaac
This is a stretch of genomic DNA from Brachypodium distachyon strain Bd21 chromosome 1, Brachypodium_distachyon_v3.0, whole genome shotgun sequence. It encodes these proteins:
- the LOC100825363 gene encoding uncharacterized protein LOC100825363, with the translated sequence MEATQPPNNKRKASSRIPDSRNEQRVLRSSARKDDLVDSGQQPSKEVIHELDGNGNGEKKGGRKITQKLNIYSRQPKPKIKIPFNELGQPFGADATEFANFIGTLVRKHISLAKLDWRDVELEAQKSLVWDHLQAFYELDSTALSYVYNTSHTKWKEWKADLKKTKFDPELTDAQLMRRCDERISKRDWATLIEYWRSPEFDARSARAKENLAKSTVSHTTGSKSHAHVTHEMADELGYAPRRDEVFIKTRTRKNGDHLSQAAPIIKQLVEAAENHPEWKEKSIQEGYLYARVCGMKEPRGRVRVLGMGPTPTDVGTPGTQVRMTTRVLVEIEARRQAEQRMDSMQEQMQRMQQQLNQLISQGGHIVATPSSQHGSNSRLNSREPEERNDDDEDTYMHRRVIRVPQSSFPNHQDESLIGMDVLLLAWNGPETPVAKATIISIAEDTIFGGEPLGPENYEVIVNVAIRRESTLPFQYDGLRYISDAVKMSIAWPSSKMKPYKTAAALSSTCH